A window from Vigna angularis cultivar LongXiaoDou No.4 chromosome 7, ASM1680809v1, whole genome shotgun sequence encodes these proteins:
- the LOC108338345 gene encoding long chain base biosynthesis protein 1 isoform X2 gives MSASERFLANSMDTRMASAVVNFVNSTLDWVMFALDAPSARAVVFGVHIGGHLFIEVLLLVVILFLLSQKSYKPPKRPLTNKEIDELCDEWVPEPLIPSLNKELLYEPPVLESAAGPHTIIKGKEVVNFASANYLGFIGHPKLLDSCSSSLAKYGVGSCGPRGFYGTIDVHLDCEGRIAKFLGTPDSILYSYGLSTMFSAIPAFSKKGDIIVADEGVHWGIQNGLHLSRSTVVYFKHNDMDSLRETLENITVKYKRTKNLRRYIVVEAVYQNSGQIAPLDEIVKLKEKYLFRVLLDESNSLGVLGSSGRGLTEYCGVPVEKIDIITAAMGHALATEGGFCTGSARVIDHQVWKCHVIYSH, from the exons ATGAGTGCTTCTGAACGGTTCCTTGCGAATTCGATGGATACTCGGATGGCCTCTGCCGTCGTCAATTTCGTGAACTCGACGTTGGATTGGGTGATGTTCGCGTTGGATGCTCCTTCTGCGCGAGCTGTGGTTTTCGGAGTCCATATCGGTg GACATTTATTCATCGAAGTTTTACTGCTGGTGGTCATACTTTTCTTGCTTTCGCAGAAAAGTTACAAGCCTCCTAAAAGGCCATTAACAAACAAG GAAATTGACGAGTTATGTGACGAATGGGTTCCAGAACCCCTTATTCCTTCTCTTAATAAAGAGTTGCTGTATGAACCACCAGTGTTGGAgag TGCTGCTGGTCCACATACCATAATCAAAGGCAAAGAAGTTGTGAATTTTGCTTCAGCAAACTATCTTGGGTTTATAGGTCATCCAAAGCTACTT GactcatgttcttcttctttagCAAAATATGGTGTTGGTTCTTGTGGTCCCCGTGGGTTTTATGGGACAATTG ATGTCCACCTTGATTGTGAAGGAAGAATAGCAAAGTTTTTAGGAACCCCTGATTCAATTCTCTACTCTTACGGACTCTCCACAATGTTCAGTGCAATTCCTGCTTTCTCTAAAAAAGGAGATATAATTGTAGC GGATGAGGGAGTTCACTGGGGAATACAGAATGGCCTTCATCTTTCTCGAAGCACAGTAGTGTATTTTAAGCACAATGACATGGACTCTTTAAGAGAAACACTAGAGAACATTACTGTCAAATATAAGCGGACAAAGAATTTGAGGCGATATATTGTTGTTGAAGCTGTCTACCAG AATTCTGGCCAAATagcacccttggacgagatcgtTAAATTGAAGGAAAAATATCTATTTCGTGTTCTGCTGGATGAAAGCAACTCATTGGGTGTGCTTGGAAGTTCAGGAAGAGGTCTAACTGAATACTGTGGAGTTCCG GTTGAGAAGATAGACATTATAACTGCTGCTATGGGACATGCATTGGCCACAGAAGGAGGATTCTGCACTGGAAGTGCAAGAGTTATCGATCACCAAGTATGGAAGTGTCATGTGATATATAGCCATTAA
- the LOC108338345 gene encoding long chain base biosynthesis protein 1 isoform X1 — MSASERFLANSMDTRMASAVVNFVNSTLDWVMFALDAPSARAVVFGVHIGGHLFIEVLLLVVILFLLSQKSYKPPKRPLTNKEIDELCDEWVPEPLIPSLNKELLYEPPVLESAAGPHTIIKGKEVVNFASANYLGFIGHPKLLDSCSSSLAKYGVGSCGPRGFYGTIDVHLDCEGRIAKFLGTPDSILYSYGLSTMFSAIPAFSKKGDIIVADEGVHWGIQNGLHLSRSTVVYFKHNDMDSLRETLENITVKYKRTKNLRRYIVVEAVYQNSGQIAPLDEIVKLKEKYLFRVLLDESNSLGVLGSSGRGLTEYCGVPVEKIDIITAAMGHALATEGGFCTGSARVIDHQRLSSSGYVFSASLPPYLASAAITAIDILEENPNLITKLKSNISLLRKELSKISGITIASNPESPIVYLRLEQSTGSVKDDLRLLETIAERVLREESVFVVVSKRSTLDKCRLPVGIRLFVSAGHSESDVLKASESLKRVTESVLGGYN; from the exons ATGAGTGCTTCTGAACGGTTCCTTGCGAATTCGATGGATACTCGGATGGCCTCTGCCGTCGTCAATTTCGTGAACTCGACGTTGGATTGGGTGATGTTCGCGTTGGATGCTCCTTCTGCGCGAGCTGTGGTTTTCGGAGTCCATATCGGTg GACATTTATTCATCGAAGTTTTACTGCTGGTGGTCATACTTTTCTTGCTTTCGCAGAAAAGTTACAAGCCTCCTAAAAGGCCATTAACAAACAAG GAAATTGACGAGTTATGTGACGAATGGGTTCCAGAACCCCTTATTCCTTCTCTTAATAAAGAGTTGCTGTATGAACCACCAGTGTTGGAgag TGCTGCTGGTCCACATACCATAATCAAAGGCAAAGAAGTTGTGAATTTTGCTTCAGCAAACTATCTTGGGTTTATAGGTCATCCAAAGCTACTT GactcatgttcttcttctttagCAAAATATGGTGTTGGTTCTTGTGGTCCCCGTGGGTTTTATGGGACAATTG ATGTCCACCTTGATTGTGAAGGAAGAATAGCAAAGTTTTTAGGAACCCCTGATTCAATTCTCTACTCTTACGGACTCTCCACAATGTTCAGTGCAATTCCTGCTTTCTCTAAAAAAGGAGATATAATTGTAGC GGATGAGGGAGTTCACTGGGGAATACAGAATGGCCTTCATCTTTCTCGAAGCACAGTAGTGTATTTTAAGCACAATGACATGGACTCTTTAAGAGAAACACTAGAGAACATTACTGTCAAATATAAGCGGACAAAGAATTTGAGGCGATATATTGTTGTTGAAGCTGTCTACCAG AATTCTGGCCAAATagcacccttggacgagatcgtTAAATTGAAGGAAAAATATCTATTTCGTGTTCTGCTGGATGAAAGCAACTCATTGGGTGTGCTTGGAAGTTCAGGAAGAGGTCTAACTGAATACTGTGGAGTTCCG GTTGAGAAGATAGACATTATAACTGCTGCTATGGGACATGCATTGGCCACAGAAGGAGGATTCTGCACTGGAAGTGCAAGAGTTATCGATCACCAA CGATTGAGTAGCTCTGGTTACGTCTTTTCTGCTTCTTTACCTCCTTATCTTGCAAGCGCTGCAATTACAGCTATTGATATCCTGGAGGAAAATCCCAATCTAATAACAAAGCTGAAGAGCAATATTTCTTTGTTAAGGAAAG AATTGTCAAAAATATCGGGCATCACAATTGCAAGCAATCCAGAGTCACCTATTGTTTATTTGAGATTAGAGCAATCAACAGGTTCCGTGAAAGATGACCTGCGTCTGCTTGAAACTATCGCAGAACGG GTTTTGAGGGAAGAATCTGTATTTGTGGTGGTTTCCAAAAGATCAACACTGGATAAGTGCCGTTTGCCTGTAGGAATTAGATTGTTTGTTTCTGCGGGGCATTCAGAGTCTGATGTGCTCAAGGCATCCGAATCATTAAAGAGGGTTACAGAATCAGTGCTGGGTGGTTATAATTGA